The DNA sequence TCCCATTACCATCGTGTTGATCTTTTTGAACGTATTGCCCGAGAAATGGGTTTCAAAAAGGGTTTTTCAGTTGACGGTCGCCATGACCATTTTGTTCAGTATTCCAGATTTTCTCTCAAGCCTTGGTTTTGCAGCACACTTGCAAAGTGTTAAAAACTGGATTCCGCTTTCGGGCTTTCATATGGGATGGGTACTGCCCGCATTGATCACCCTTATTTGTGCCAATGTCATTCAGAACCCCTTCTTTTTTTCTGATAGTGATAAATCAGATAAGCAATAGCCACCAAAGCAACAAAAGGAAGGTATGACCCGATGACCACCCCTATTTCGTAAGCACTATTGGGGGCTTCTTCCATCTTTTTTTCGATATCGGGCTGTTGTAAAAGGGCTACTAAAAATTTCATTTTCAAAAAATAGATTTCTCACATGCGTTCGAAATGACAATCGATCATTGACAGGCAACGATTAACCATCAGCCATTCATCAACTCTTCCAACTCGTCTGCCTCAATGGGAATATCGCGCATCAAATTTAACGGTTCACCAGATTTTTGAATGACCACATCATCTTCAAGGCGAATGCCGAATCCCTCTTCAGGTATATAGATGCCCGGTTCTACCGTAAACACCATGTTCGCTTTCATGGGGGTCTTTAAGGCACCATAGTCATGGGTGTCCAAACCGATATGGTGGCTGGTACCATGCATAAAGTATTTTTTATAGGCGGGCCAATCGGGATTCTCGTTATTCACATCTGCGGCATCCAACAACCCCAAGTTCAATAATTCTGAGGTCATGACCTTACCGACTTCTTCATGATATTCTGCCCAAATTGTACCCGGCACGAGCATTTTGGTCGCCTCATTCTTGACCCTGAGCACAGCTTCGTACACTTCTCTCTGTCGTTTGTTGAACCGCCCGCCCACAGGAATGGTACGGGTCATATCGCTAGAGTAATTGGCATATTCAGCACCGACATCCATCAAAATCAGATCACCGTCTTTGCATTGTTGGTTGTTTTCGATATAGTGCAGTACGTTGGCATTGTTTCCCGAGGCAATGATGGGTGTATAGGCAAAGCCTTGGGAACGGTTACGGATGAACTCATGTAGATACTCTGCCTCCAACTCATACTCCCAAACCCCGGGTTTGGTGAATTCCAATATCCTTCTGAACCCCTTTTCGGTAATGTTGCAGGCCTGTTGCATCAGTTCAATTTCTTCAGGTTCTTTGATTCCCCTGATCTCTTGTAAAATCGGGTTGCTCTTCGCCCACTGGTGCGCCGGGAAATCTCTTTTGCACTTTTCGATAAAGCGGTCTTCGCGGGTCTGGGTCTCAACGGCCTGGCGATAGTGCTCGTTCGTATTGAAATAGATGGTTTCGGCCTCGGTCATCAAATCAAAGAAGACCTTGTCGAAATCATTGAGCCAATAAATGGTTTCAATCCCCGAAACCATTGTAGCCTGTTCTTTGGTGAGCTTGGCCCCCTCCCAAACGGCAATATGCTCATTGGTCTCTCGAACGAACAACACCTCTCGATGCTTAACATTCAATGCATCAGGAAACAAAAGTAAAATGGTCTCTTCTTGGTCGGCCCCGCTTAAATAAAAGATATCACGGTGCTGTTTGAAAGGCATGGTACTATCTGCGCTGATGGGGTAAATATCGTTGGAGTTGAACACGGCAATGCTCTTGGGCCGCATTTGCGCCATGAATTTCTTTCGGTTTTTAACGAACAATGAGCTCGGTATTGGGTCGTACTTCATCGATTGGTTTGCTTTTTTCAAAAGTAGCGATTTGCCAAAGGGACACAAAACAAAAAGAGGGCTGTTGGCCCTCTTTGAAAAAAATGTGTGTCCATTGATTATTTTGACATGGCATTTTTTATGGCCCCGATAATGGCCATGATTATGCCACCACCGACACCACCACCGGCCACACTTCCTAAAATGCCAGCAGCATCCATACCACCGTCAGTGCCCAAGCCCAGGGCTCCTAAAACATAGCCCCCCAGTCCACCGCCAAGTATTCCTGAGATTGAATTGCCCAGAGTGCCCAAATTCAACTTGGGCAACAATTTTGCGGCCAGATTGCCTCCAAGGGCTCCTGAAATCAATTGAATGATCAATGGCAAATACTCTTCCATATTTATAGTTTTAATGGTTACTTGTCAATAAATAAACATAAATTTTGCCATATCGTCAAAATTTTAGTTGATAAATCTAATTTTTATCAGAATTGATAGGTGGTTCGTGGGTTTGTTCCTACAACTTGCTTTTCCTACCTTTCAGGGCTAATTAACCCTATCGAGATGAGAATACCCTTTTTTCTTTCTGTTTTCCTGATTTTTCAAATGGCCCTGTCACAGCAACCTGCCACATCTGCTGTACAGGTCATGAAAGCACTGCAACGAAAAGCTGAAATGGCCAAAACTTCTTTGGTCAAGAACATTCCATTAAAAAACATAGGCCCTTCGATAATGAGTGGCCGCGTTGTCGATTTGGCTGTCAACCCCAACAATCCGACCGAATTTTATACGGCCTACGCCTCGGGCGGTCTGTGGTACACCCGTGACAATGGCATTTCTTTCACTCCAATACTGGACAATTCAAATACGCAGAACATCGGCGACATCGCCGTAGATTGGAAAAATGGTATTCTTTGGGTCGGCACGGGTGAAAACAATTCGTCTCGTTCGTCGTATGCGGGCATAGGTATCTTGAAATCTACCGATGGCGGAAAAACCTGGCAGAACATGGGGCTACAAGATTCACACCATATCGGTAGAATCATCATCAACCCCAATAAGCCCGATGAAGTGGTCGTCGGTGTAACGGGGCATTTGTATTCACCCAATGAAGAACGGGGCATTTACAAGACTACCGATGGTGGAAAAACTTGGCGAAAGACACTTTTTGTCAATGCCGAAACCGGCATTATCGATGTGGCACATGCCCCTGATGATTTTACCATCCAATATGCCGCGGCATGGCAGAAAGACCGAAAAGCCTGGAACTTTACCGGTAACGGTAATACCTCGGGCATCTACAAAAGCGTCGATGGAGGTAACAGTTGGAATTTGGTCACCGTTTCAGAAAGTGGTTTTCCCACAGGTGATGGAGTCGGTAGAATTGGCCTGGCCGTTTTTGATGACAATACGGTCTATGCCGTACATGACAACCAATTCAGGCGAGAAAAAACAGTCGGGGAAAAGATAAAAGATGGACTGACCAAGGAAGATTTCAAGACGATGGACAAGGCTTCTTTTTTGGCGCTCGACAATAAAGAGTTGAATGATTTTCTCAAGACCAATGGTTTTCAAGAAAAGTACCGCGCCGAAAATGTGAAAAACATGGTGCGCGATGGTGCGGTACAGCCCATTGACCTTGCCAAGTATCTTGAAAATGCCAACTCATTGCTCTTCGATACCCCCGTTATAGGGGCCGAGGTCTATCGCAGTGATGATGCGGGCAAAACTTGGCAAAAAATGAACAAAGACCATATCGATGACCTCTTTTACAGTTACGGCTATTACTTTGGGCAAATCGGTGTCGACCCCAATGACAAAGACAAAATCTACCTATCAGGGGTACCGCTCATCATGTCGACCGATGGTGGCAAAACCTACGAGGCCATCGACAAAGAAAACGTACACGCCGACCACCATGCCCTATGGATAAATCCAAAGCGGTCGGGCCACCTCATCAATGGCAATGACGGTGGGGTCAATATCACCTATAACGATGGCAAGTACTGGATGAAGAACAATTCGCCCACCGTTGGCCAGTTCTATGCCATAAATGTCGATAACGAAGAACCGTATCACGTATATGGTGGTCTGCAAGACAATGGTGTGTGGAAAGGTGCCCATAACAACGAGGAAAACAGTCGTTGGCTCGCTGAGGGTAAAAATCCTTGGCAGCGCATCATGGGTGGTGATGGCATGCAGGTACAGATTGATAATCGCAACAGCGATATCGTATATACTGGATTTCAATTCGGAAATTATTTTCGATTGCATTTGGATGAAGGAAAAAACACCCGAATACAGCCCAAACACGAACTGGGCGAAGCACCTTATCGCTTTAATTGGCAGACACCCATTTTGTTGAGCCCGCACAATCAAGATATTCTATATCTCGGAAGCGATAAACTGCACCGTTCGATGAACCAAGGTGATGATTGGGAAGCCATTTCAGACGATTTGACCAAAGGCGGTAAAAAAGGAAATGTCGCCTATGGCACCTTGACCACCATTTCAGAATCACCGTTCAAATTCGGATTGATCTATGTAGGTAGTGATGATGGTCTGGTACATGTGACCAAAAATGCTGGGGGCAGTTGGGAGCTTATTTCCAGTTCTTTCCCCAAAGACTTATGGGTCAGCGAAGTTGCCGCCAGCAAGCACAAAAAAGAACGGGTCTATGTTACCTTGAACGGATACCGGTGGGATGATTTCACTTCTCATGTGTACATGAGCGACGACCACGGAAAGACTTGGAAGAATATTTCAAGTAACATTCCCAACTCACCCGTGAATGCTTTGACCGAAGATCCAAAAAATGAAAATCTGCTCTTTGTAGGCACCGATAACGGATTGTACGCATCGTTCAATCGTGGTGAATCTTGGGAGCTATTTCAAAATGGCATGCCCAACGTAGCGGTACACGATCTGGTGGTTCAACCTGAGGCCAAACATTTGTTGGTGGGCACCCATGGCCGAAGCATTTACAAGGCAGGTATTTCAAGCCTTCAAAAAATGAACGCCCAGGTAATGGCCAAGAACTTACATGTCTTCGGGGTTGACAACATCAAGCACTCAGAACGTTGGGGCAACAGCTGGAGCTTGTGGAGCAAGCCCAATACTCCCGGTTTGGATGTGCATTTTTATACTTCGTTTTCCGAGAATATAAATGCTTCTGTGAAAACCATTGATGGTATTGAAGTTAGTTCCACAACAATGCAAACAGACAAGGGCCTGAATATCCTTTCCTATGATGTGGCCTTCACAAAAGAAGGAAAAAAGAATTTTTTGAAAAAGAACAAAATGGAATTGAAGGAAGCCAAAAATGGAAAGACCTACTTGCCCAAAGGCAAGTATTTGGTTGAGATTTCAAACAATAGTGGTCTAGAAAAAGTCGAATTTGAGATAGAATAATGCAGCTTACCCTTACCATACCCGCTTTATTGTTTCCAGCGGTCTCGTTGACCATGTTGGCCTACAATGCCCGTTATCTGGCCATCGCAGCCTTGATACGGCAGTTACATAAACAATTTGAAGAAACCCAGGCAAGTCCGCTAAAACGACAGATCGAGTCATTGCGAAAACGACTGAACATCATTAAAAACATGCAGGCCACCGCTATCGCCAGCTTTTTATTTGCGGCGGTTTCCATGTTCATGATCTACGTCGAAATGAATGTGTGGGCCAATGTGATTTTCGGTATCAGCCTGATTTTTTTGATGGTCTCATTGGTGCTGTCGCTGATCGAGGTACAGTTATCGACCAGAGCCTTGGGCATACAGCTCAAGAATATGGAAAAATAGCCTACACCGCCCGTATTCTTTCGGGCAATGGAATATCAGAATTTTCATCACTTTCAATGCTCCTTTACTTTCACTGAAACTAAAAGGAAATTAGTATCTTTAATATTCAACTTTTAACGCCAACTAACTAGCTATGAAAAGTGTGCGCGAACTTGATTTTTTCAAGAACATTCGCGAGATACGCGAATTCGAATTTGGTTTCTTCTATTATTTCGACGGACTGGTCATTTCTGAGATGAAAGAAGGGGTTCACATGACATGGGGCATGGCCAAAAAAGCCGTCAAAGCCGCCGTTGAAATATATGGAGAAGATATGCCCATCGCCTATATCTCTAACCGTATCAACGACTACACCATAGTGCCCTCAGATTGGATCAAATTCTATACGAACCGGCACCAACTCGATTTTTATTCTGTAGTGGGCAGCACCAAAGGGAGTTTTGCCAGTTTGGTGTTGGAAAAAATGTTCTTTCAAAATTCCATCAATCAGTTTACCGATATTGAAGAGGCCATTGAATGGAGCGTTGCAAAAATTGAACAGAGAAGTAAAATGAGCAGCGCAATAAATTAGCGGCCAATATGAAACAGTGCGTCACCTTGATTCACGACTGCTTGATGGTTGATACAAATGATATGGCCGTCTGAAGGGGCCTTTATTTTTTTGTTCGTTTTTGAATACGTATCGTTTATCGCCCCCAAAATCTGGTTTTTGCTGACACTGCTTCCATTTTCTATTTCAGGGATAAACATGCCCGCCCTAGGGGCACGCAACCATTTGGTAGTTTTCAAATGCATAGATTTCGGTTTTCGTTTCCCTTTTGATATCATCCCCAAATGCCCCAAAACATTCTTGATACCAGTTACCGCGGTCTTGATCGAGTGCTCATCAAACCGCATGCTTTCCCCTGCCTCATATATCAGAACGGGTTTCCTCATGGTATGCATCACCTTTCTAAAGGAACCCCTTATCAATTTAGATGGGAAATGGAATGGGGCGTCAAATAAAGCGGCCAGTTCTTCGCTCTTTGAATCTCCAGATGTGTACCTTACCTGCGGATGGTTGTGCCGTTGCGCCCCCCCTGTATGCAAATCAATGGCAATATCTATTTGCGGCAGTACCTCAGAGGTATAGTGGTAGGCGATTCTACTGGCCAATGAGCCCTTGCTACTACCCGGAAAACTGCGGTTCACATCTTTCCCATCAGGTACATCCCTAGAGAAATGTATGAATCCAAAAATATTCAAGACGGGCACCACGATCAACGCTCCCTTTTCAATTTTGAGTGCCCTGTCTTTCAATAACCTTCTCAACGCTTCGACTCCGTTGATTTCATCGCCGTGCAGCCCCGCCTGCACCAAAACTGTGGGGCCGGCTTGTTTGCCATTGAAAACATGAATGGGTATATCGATCAATGTACCGGTCGGCAAACGTGCAATTTCGATGCGAACCAATTGGCTTTGTCCTGGTTTTACTGTATTGCCATTGACGGTTATCGTCTTATTTTCTTCTCTTGAATGCATTTCTTTCTACGAACTTCACAATATGTTCTGCAACATTTATACCAGTGGCCCCTTCAATTCCCTTCAGCCCAGGTGAAGCATTGACCTCTATCAATAACGGTCCCTTTTTGGAGCGGATCAAATCTACCCCCGCTACACCAAGGCCCAAATATTTTGTAGCGTTCAGCGCAATATACTGTTCTTTTGCCGTGGGTTTGATGGCCTCGGCCTCGGCGCCTCGATGAACGTTCGACCTGAAATCGTCCAGCTCACTTTTGCGCTTCATACTGGCAACGACCCGGTTGCCGACCACTATGATTCGAATGTCTTCACCATTGGCTTCTTCAATATATTTCTGAATAAGAATGCTGGTATCCATCTTGTAAAACGTATCGATGATCGATTTCGCCGATTTCTTGCTCTCTGCGAGTATAACGCCCAGCCCATGGGTGCCTTCTTGAAGTTTTATGATGACCGGCGGGCCGCCAAGTAGTTTTATTTGTTCTTCAATATTATCAGGATTGATCGAAAAAACCGTTTCAGGGATCGGGATTCCCTTTCTGGCCATGATCTGAAGTGTTCTCACCTTGTTCCGCGCCCTGGTAATGCCCAAAGAACGGGCAGTGCTGAACACCCCGTTCATTTCGAACTGCTTGACGATCGCAGCACCGTGTCGGGTCACTTTTGCCCCTATTCTGGGTATGATGGCATCGAATTCATCAGTGACATCATCTTCACCCATATAGATTCTGGGGCTTCCCCCTCCCAATTTAACAGAGCATTTCGTATGGTCGATAAGTTCTACATAGTGCCCCGCCCGT is a window from the Muricauda sp. SCSIO 65647 genome containing:
- a CDS encoding aminopeptidase P family protein, which codes for MKYDPIPSSLFVKNRKKFMAQMRPKSIAVFNSNDIYPISADSTMPFKQHRDIFYLSGADQEETILLLFPDALNVKHREVLFVRETNEHIAVWEGAKLTKEQATMVSGIETIYWLNDFDKVFFDLMTEAETIYFNTNEHYRQAVETQTREDRFIEKCKRDFPAHQWAKSNPILQEIRGIKEPEEIELMQQACNITEKGFRRILEFTKPGVWEYELEAEYLHEFIRNRSQGFAYTPIIASGNNANVLHYIENNQQCKDGDLILMDVGAEYANYSSDMTRTIPVGGRFNKRQREVYEAVLRVKNEATKMLVPGTIWAEYHEEVGKVMTSELLNLGLLDAADVNNENPDWPAYKKYFMHGTSHHIGLDTHDYGALKTPMKANMVFTVEPGIYIPEEGFGIRLEDDVVIQKSGEPLNLMRDIPIEADELEELMNG
- a CDS encoding succinylglutamate desuccinylase/aspartoacylase family protein, whose amino-acid sequence is MHSREENKTITVNGNTVKPGQSQLVRIEIARLPTGTLIDIPIHVFNGKQAGPTVLVQAGLHGDEINGVEALRRLLKDRALKIEKGALIVVPVLNIFGFIHFSRDVPDGKDVNRSFPGSSKGSLASRIAYHYTSEVLPQIDIAIDLHTGGAQRHNHPQVRYTSGDSKSEELAALFDAPFHFPSKLIRGSFRKVMHTMRKPVLIYEAGESMRFDEHSIKTAVTGIKNVLGHLGMISKGKRKPKSMHLKTTKWLRAPRAGMFIPEIENGSSVSKNQILGAINDTYSKTNKKIKAPSDGHIICINHQAVVNQGDALFHIGR
- a CDS encoding RimK family alpha-L-glutamate ligase — translated: MDIAILSVSLNVHSTKRIVEEAQRAGHYVELIDHTKCSVKLGGGSPRIYMGEDDVTDEFDAIIPRIGAKVTRHGAAIVKQFEMNGVFSTARSLGITRARNKVRTLQIMARKGIPIPETVFSINPDNIEEQIKLLGGPPVIIKLQEGTHGLGVILAESKKSAKSIIDTFYKMDTSILIQKYIEEANGEDIRIIVVGNRVVASMKRKSELDDFRSNVHRGAEAEAIKPTAKEQYIALNATKYLGLGVAGVDLIRSKKGPLLIEVNASPGLKGIEGATGINVAEHIVKFVERNAFKRRK
- a CDS encoding VPS10 domain-containing protein → MRIPFFLSVFLIFQMALSQQPATSAVQVMKALQRKAEMAKTSLVKNIPLKNIGPSIMSGRVVDLAVNPNNPTEFYTAYASGGLWYTRDNGISFTPILDNSNTQNIGDIAVDWKNGILWVGTGENNSSRSSYAGIGILKSTDGGKTWQNMGLQDSHHIGRIIINPNKPDEVVVGVTGHLYSPNEERGIYKTTDGGKTWRKTLFVNAETGIIDVAHAPDDFTIQYAAAWQKDRKAWNFTGNGNTSGIYKSVDGGNSWNLVTVSESGFPTGDGVGRIGLAVFDDNTVYAVHDNQFRREKTVGEKIKDGLTKEDFKTMDKASFLALDNKELNDFLKTNGFQEKYRAENVKNMVRDGAVQPIDLAKYLENANSLLFDTPVIGAEVYRSDDAGKTWQKMNKDHIDDLFYSYGYYFGQIGVDPNDKDKIYLSGVPLIMSTDGGKTYEAIDKENVHADHHALWINPKRSGHLINGNDGGVNITYNDGKYWMKNNSPTVGQFYAINVDNEEPYHVYGGLQDNGVWKGAHNNEENSRWLAEGKNPWQRIMGGDGMQVQIDNRNSDIVYTGFQFGNYFRLHLDEGKNTRIQPKHELGEAPYRFNWQTPILLSPHNQDILYLGSDKLHRSMNQGDDWEAISDDLTKGGKKGNVAYGTLTTISESPFKFGLIYVGSDDGLVHVTKNAGGSWELISSSFPKDLWVSEVAASKHKKERVYVTLNGYRWDDFTSHVYMSDDHGKTWKNISSNIPNSPVNALTEDPKNENLLFVGTDNGLYASFNRGESWELFQNGMPNVAVHDLVVQPEAKHLLVGTHGRSIYKAGISSLQKMNAQVMAKNLHVFGVDNIKHSERWGNSWSLWSKPNTPGLDVHFYTSFSENINASVKTIDGIEVSSTTMQTDKGLNILSYDVAFTKEGKKNFLKKNKMELKEAKNGKTYLPKGKYLVEISNNSGLEKVEFEIE
- a CDS encoding DUF2721 domain-containing protein; its protein translation is MQLTLTIPALLFPAVSLTMLAYNARYLAIAALIRQLHKQFEETQASPLKRQIESLRKRLNIIKNMQATAIASFLFAAVSMFMIYVEMNVWANVIFGISLIFLMVSLVLSLIEVQLSTRALGIQLKNMEK